In Plasmodium malariae genome assembly, chromosome: 11, the following proteins share a genomic window:
- the PmUG01_11059600 gene encoding mitochondrial chaperone BCS1, putative, with product MNKLMMNKGYELNAEKQGSAGNVVDANCGFVESIFKNITKNEYFSAGVGIISVGAFVTIANRLNSSIYQAVKKNLFTSLEITINDASYFWVMEYIVKKGIISRHLSLKTQIIKEKNNKNTIFSFLPSVGNHLLVYENNIIFVERNREKNMISEVNRSLPFENVKLSTFIWSKYIFEKILNDAKKYIDKKEEGKTLLYKSFGHEWRPFGTPKNKRPIKSVILPEHLDTYIINDIDTFLNSSNWYIDKGIPYRRCYLLHGPPGCGKTSLISALAGYFDFNICTININDIYLTDDRFIHLLANVPPKTMLILEDIDFVFLAAFNSDNGGAKDSSTSTLSSNCTPSSNPLSTAHLSNSPFGSHNNLRTLGVSYSGLLNALDGVVATEERIIFMTTNNIDRLPSTLIRPGRVDVKILIPYAGTYQYQKMFLRFFPEHTELAQEFAKIFQNFHLSMAEIQSFFLFSKHDPHKTIQNAREWVVSYAKRQGQ from the coding sequence ATGAACAAGTTGATGATGAACAAGGGCTACGAGTTGAACGCGGAAAAACAAGGAAGTGCGGGCAATGTGGTAGATGCAAATTGCGGTTTTGTTGAAtcaatttttaagaatataacAAAGAACGAATATTTTAGTGCAGGAGTTGGAATAATATCAGTAGGTGCATTTGTGACAATAGCAAACAGATTAAATAGTTCAATTTATCAAGCAGTTAAAAAAAACTTGTTCACATCTTTAGAAATAACTATTAACGATGCTTCATATTTTTGGGTAATGGAATACATAGTAAAGAAAGGAATAATAAGTAGACATTTAAGTTTAAAAACACAGATAATTAAAGAGAAGAATAATAAGaatactattttttcctttttaccAAGTGTAGGTAACCATTTACTagtttatgaaaataatataatttttgtagaACGGAATAGAGAGAAAAACATGATATCTGAAGTGAATAGATCATTACCATTTGAAAATGTCAAATTAAGTACATTCATTTggtcaaaatatatttttgaaaaaattttaaacgatgctaaaaaatatattgataaaaaggaagaaggAAAAACATTACTATATAAAAGCTTTGGACATGAGTGGAGACCATTCGGTACccctaaaaataaaaggccAATAAAATCAGTTATTTTACCTGAACACTtagatacatacataattaatGATATAGATACATTTCTTAACTCAAGCAATTGGTATATTGATAAAGGTATACCATATAGAAGATGTTACTTGTTACATGGCCCACCAGGATGTGGGAAAACTAGTCTTATAAGTGCTTTGGCTGGGTACTTTGACTTCAACATTTGTACAATAAacattaatgatatatatctAACGGATGACAGATTCATACATTTACTTGCAAATGTTCCTCCAAAAACTATGCTCATATTGGAAGACATagattttgtttttctcGCTGCTTTTAATTCGGATAATGGGGGGGCAAAAGATAGTTCCACATCAACATTAAGTAGTAACTGCACACCGAGTAGTAACCCCTTATCAACTGCCCATTTGTCCAATTCCCCATTTGGTAGCCATAACAATCTTAGAACGTTAGGAGTATCATACAGTGGACTTCTAAATGCCCTAGACGGAGTGGTAGCTACAGAGGAAAGGATAATTTTCATGActacaaataatatagataGACTTCCTAGTACTCTTATCAGACCAGGTAGAGTAGATGTAAAAATACTTATTCCATATGCAGGGACATATCAATatcaaaaaatgtttttacgtttttttcCTGAACATACAGAATTAGCTCAAGAATTtgcaaaaatttttcaaaacttTCATTTAAGTATGGCCGAAATTCAGtccttctttttattctCGAAACATGACCCCCATAAAACGATACAAAATGCGCGCGAGTGGGTCGTCTCCTACGCCAAAAGGCAAGGACAGTAG